One segment of Streptomyces sp. NA02950 DNA contains the following:
- a CDS encoding IS256 family transposase, with protein sequence MTDNDTPTAASVEDKLVNEVVERLMDRADASGAALLGEGGLLTEVTRAVLERALDAEMSEHLGYEKHDPAGRGSGNSRNGTSPKTVLTDAGAVTVAVPRDRNGSFTPRLVPKHARRLAGFNEQILSLYARGMSVRDIRSHLAAMYDVEVSPDLISKVTDAVADELATWQNRPLDAIWPIIYIDALWIKIRSGSVVSKPVYLAVGVDMDGRKDVLGLWVGDGGEGATTWMTVLTELRNRGVEDVCIVACDGLKGLPEAVTATWPRTTVQTCVIHLIRASLRLSSSRDYPKLVPALKAIYTAPTEQAAEQALEEFTASELGQRYPAVVRIWQAAWSEFTPYLAFPPEIRKVVYSTNLIESINARLRKTTRNRGHFPSEQAALKVLYLAVRELIAPKASDINHVAAHWKKALNQFSLFFEDRLNTT encoded by the coding sequence ATGACGGACAACGACACCCCGACCGCCGCATCGGTCGAGGACAAGCTGGTGAACGAGGTCGTCGAGCGGCTGATGGACCGCGCCGACGCATCAGGAGCTGCCCTGCTGGGCGAGGGCGGGCTTTTGACCGAGGTCACCCGTGCGGTTCTGGAGCGGGCTCTGGATGCCGAAATGAGCGAGCACCTCGGCTATGAGAAACACGATCCGGCCGGCCGGGGGTCGGGCAACAGCCGCAATGGGACCTCGCCGAAGACCGTGCTGACCGATGCGGGTGCGGTCACGGTGGCCGTTCCGCGAGACCGCAACGGCTCCTTCACGCCGAGGCTGGTACCCAAGCACGCCAGGCGGCTGGCCGGGTTCAACGAGCAGATCCTGTCGCTGTACGCCCGCGGCATGAGCGTGCGCGACATCCGCTCCCACTTGGCCGCCATGTACGACGTGGAGGTTTCACCGGACCTGATCAGCAAGGTCACCGATGCTGTCGCCGACGAACTGGCCACCTGGCAGAACCGGCCGCTGGACGCGATCTGGCCGATCATCTACATCGACGCCCTATGGATCAAGATCCGCTCCGGATCAGTGGTCTCCAAGCCGGTCTACCTCGCCGTCGGCGTCGACATGGACGGCCGCAAAGACGTCCTGGGCCTATGGGTCGGCGACGGAGGCGAAGGCGCTACGACATGGATGACCGTGCTCACCGAACTGCGCAACCGCGGCGTGGAGGACGTGTGCATCGTCGCCTGCGACGGCCTGAAAGGCCTCCCGGAGGCGGTCACCGCGACCTGGCCCAGAACCACGGTGCAAACGTGCGTGATCCATCTGATCCGAGCCTCGCTGCGACTCTCCTCCAGCCGTGACTACCCCAAGCTCGTCCCCGCGCTCAAAGCGATCTACACGGCGCCGACCGAACAGGCCGCCGAACAGGCGCTGGAGGAGTTCACCGCCTCGGAACTGGGCCAACGCTATCCGGCAGTCGTGCGGATTTGGCAGGCCGCCTGGAGCGAGTTCACCCCCTACCTGGCGTTCCCACCGGAGATAAGGAAGGTCGTCTACTCGACGAACCTGATCGAGTCGATCAACGCCCGGCTGCGGAAGACCACCCGCAACCGCGGCCATTTCCCCTCCGAGCAGGCCGCACTGAAGGTGCTCTACCTCGCAGTGCGCGAGCTGATCGCCCCCAAGGCCAGCGATATCAACCACGTCGCGGCACACTGGAAGAAGGCGCTGAACCAGTTCTCACTGTTCTTCGAGGACCGGCTCAACACTACGTAG
- a CDS encoding trypsin-like serine protease, which yields MKSGVARIQSRRGETVGAGFLIGDDAVVTCAHVLRAGGYGPGDRVRIVFPHAQGAPWVEGDVPAESWRDPEAEDVAVVRLRETPGAAQVLELGSAAGCRGHAVRSFGFPGQAPPGGHFGYAVAGDLLPDDGTDGLLQLTGANDLTRGFSGGPVVDDVTGLVIGMVTAITAADEHLRGQGIAYATPTQALRRIRPGAVEHAVSPYRGLEPFTSEQAAWFHGRDIAVDTVLTALAGQRRALLLLGPSGSGKSSLVQAGVLPALAGGRLPGSDRWRPVVVRPGEHLPTALERHGLPGAAADGITAAARQRVNGDTLCDRLVLVIDQFEEILSGPAAVPSPLPPAQTAPSGGEASVTATEQITELIRSPVPAVVIIIMRDDFYPRMAAEAPQLLEAASPGLVNVPATLSQQDLHAIITHPARAAGLRLESGLTERIIADVLAADLRGTPARAAPVTALVPLQLTLRQLWERRDDGCLTHTAYEHIGQINGTLTTWCNTALDRLPTAQRTTARRLLTALVRPADPVRRIPAIRQQVPLDVLRDLASGSSRTSPRPPASEPADQTTDAVLAALTRHRIITTHARDPGPPPVGVVAELAHDTLTQDWGELRDWVAEDQQFHTWLHRAEEQRARWARRHDPEDLLHGTALADGLDWSHQRGLPGPVADFLEASHHNQKAALRRTKRINLILIGALVLALIATGLALWQRQTAVAAQQIALSRQLAAQSQGLTDTDPDLASLLAVQAYRTHPTAAAALALYSAASLPLRHRLTGHHDGVTSVAYSPDGRTLATGSEDGSAKLWNAATGHLRTTLTGHHDGVTSVAYDPDGRTLATGSEDGSAKLWNAATGHLRTTLTGHHDGVTSVAYSPDGRTLATGSEDGSAKLWNAATGHLRTTLTGHHDGVTSVAYSPDGRTLATGSEDGSAKLWNAATGHLRTTLTGHHDGVTSVAYSPDGRTLATGSEDGSAKLWNTATGHLRTTPASHSNGVTSVVFSPDGHTLATGDKDHWVRLWALSTATGDTTLTGVLRNTVTGHSDGVSSVVFSPDGHTLATASEDRTARLSDIAVGHTRTTLTGHTGSVMSVAFSPDGRTVATGGWDGTARLWDTATGRLRTVLTDHVKYVLSVAFSPDGHTLATANDDGTAKLWDIGTGRLRTTLTGHSDGLWSVAFSPDGHTLATGGIDRTAKLWDTGTGRLRTTLTGHSDGLWSVAFSPDGHTLATASEDRTAKLWDTGTGRLRTTLTGHSDGVTSVAFSPDGHTLATGGIDRTAKLWDTGTGRLRTTLTGHSDGVTSVAFSPDGHTLATASNDGTAKLWDVAAGGTRTTLTGHVGYVTSVAFSPGGHGLATGGIDRRARLWEVALPGQTDAIRRICRAVHRNFTAQERATYLSGRPEYTCAP from the coding sequence ATGAAGTCGGGGGTGGCCCGAATCCAGTCCCGCCGGGGTGAAACGGTCGGGGCCGGTTTCCTGATCGGTGACGATGCGGTGGTCACCTGCGCTCACGTGCTGAGGGCCGGCGGATACGGTCCGGGCGACCGGGTACGGATCGTCTTCCCTCATGCGCAAGGGGCACCGTGGGTTGAAGGCGATGTCCCGGCCGAATCCTGGCGCGACCCGGAAGCCGAGGACGTCGCAGTCGTCCGGCTGAGGGAGACCCCGGGCGCAGCGCAGGTGCTGGAACTCGGTTCCGCTGCCGGTTGCCGGGGACACGCGGTGCGCTCGTTCGGCTTTCCCGGCCAGGCACCCCCCGGGGGCCATTTCGGCTATGCGGTGGCCGGTGACCTACTGCCCGACGACGGCACGGACGGCCTGCTGCAGCTGACCGGGGCCAATGACCTGACCCGGGGATTCAGTGGGGGTCCGGTCGTCGACGACGTCACCGGCCTGGTGATCGGCATGGTCACCGCCATCACCGCAGCCGACGAGCACCTTCGCGGCCAGGGCATCGCCTACGCAACGCCCACCCAAGCCCTGCGCCGGATCCGGCCCGGGGCCGTTGAGCATGCCGTGTCCCCCTACCGCGGCCTGGAACCGTTCACGAGCGAGCAAGCGGCGTGGTTCCACGGCCGCGACATCGCTGTCGACACGGTTCTCACGGCGTTGGCCGGGCAGCGGCGGGCACTTCTGCTGCTGGGCCCCTCCGGATCGGGTAAGTCCTCCCTCGTCCAAGCCGGTGTCCTCCCCGCTCTGGCCGGTGGGCGGTTGCCTGGGAGCGACCGGTGGCGTCCCGTCGTCGTCCGCCCCGGAGAACACCTGCCCACTGCGCTGGAACGCCATGGGTTACCCGGTGCCGCGGCCGACGGGATCACCGCCGCTGCTCGGCAGCGGGTCAACGGAGACACCCTGTGTGATCGTCTGGTCCTGGTCATCGACCAGTTCGAGGAGATCCTGAGCGGCCCGGCCGCCGTCCCGTCACCCTTGCCTCCCGCCCAGACGGCCCCATCCGGCGGGGAGGCGTCCGTGACTGCGACCGAGCAGATCACCGAGCTGATCCGGTCACCTGTACCGGCCGTGGTGATCATCATCATGCGGGACGACTTCTACCCTCGTATGGCCGCCGAAGCCCCGCAACTGCTGGAAGCCGCCTCGCCGGGCCTGGTCAACGTGCCTGCCACCCTGAGTCAGCAGGACCTGCACGCCATCATCACCCACCCCGCCCGGGCGGCCGGCCTGCGTCTCGAATCCGGACTCACCGAACGGATCATCGCCGACGTCCTGGCCGCCGACCTCCGTGGCACTCCCGCCCGGGCAGCACCCGTCACCGCACTCGTCCCCCTGCAACTGACGCTGCGCCAGCTGTGGGAGCGCCGTGACGACGGCTGCCTCACACACACCGCCTACGAGCACATCGGACAGATCAACGGAACTCTCACCACCTGGTGCAACACCGCCCTCGACCGGTTGCCCACCGCCCAACGGACCACCGCACGTCGTCTCCTCACCGCCCTGGTACGGCCCGCAGACCCCGTCCGACGCATCCCCGCCATCCGCCAGCAGGTCCCACTCGACGTGTTGCGCGACCTCGCCTCCGGCTCCTCCCGGACCTCGCCAAGACCGCCTGCCTCCGAGCCCGCCGACCAGACGACGGACGCGGTCCTGGCTGCACTCACCCGGCACAGGATCATCACCACCCACGCCCGCGACCCAGGGCCCCCACCTGTGGGCGTGGTGGCCGAACTCGCCCACGACACCTTGACCCAGGACTGGGGCGAGTTGCGTGACTGGGTGGCCGAAGACCAGCAATTCCACACATGGCTGCACCGAGCCGAGGAACAACGCGCCCGCTGGGCCCGACGCCACGACCCTGAGGACCTCCTGCACGGCACCGCCCTGGCCGACGGCCTGGACTGGTCCCACCAGCGCGGACTGCCCGGCCCCGTCGCGGACTTCCTCGAAGCAAGCCACCACAACCAGAAGGCGGCGCTGCGTCGTACCAAGCGCATCAACCTCATTCTGATCGGGGCCCTTGTCCTGGCCCTGATCGCCACGGGTCTGGCCTTGTGGCAACGTCAGACCGCTGTCGCTGCTCAGCAGATCGCCCTGTCCCGACAACTCGCCGCTCAGTCCCAGGGCCTCACCGACACCGATCCCGATCTGGCCTCCCTGCTCGCCGTACAGGCATATCGGACTCACCCCACGGCAGCCGCCGCCCTTGCCCTCTACTCTGCAGCCAGCCTCCCCCTCCGGCACCGCCTCACGGGCCACCACGACGGTGTGACCTCGGTGGCATACAGCCCCGACGGCCGCACCCTCGCCACCGGGAGCGAAGACGGCTCGGCGAAACTGTGGAACGCCGCCACCGGCCACCTGCGCACCACACTCACGGGCCACCACGACGGTGTGACCTCGGTGGCATACGACCCCGACGGCCGCACCCTCGCCACCGGGAGCGAAGACGGCTCGGCGAAACTGTGGAACGCCGCCACCGGCCACCTGCGCACCACACTCACGGGCCACCACGACGGTGTGACCTCGGTGGCATACAGCCCCGACGGCCGCACCCTCGCCACCGGGAGCGAAGACGGCTCGGCGAAACTGTGGAACGCCGCCACCGGCCACCTGCGCACCACACTCACGGGCCACCACGACGGTGTGACCTCGGTGGCATACAGCCCCGACGGCCGCACCCTCGCCACCGGGAGCGAAGACGGCTCGGCGAAACTGTGGAACGCCGCCACCGGCCACCTGCGCACCACACTCACGGGCCACCACGACGGTGTGACCTCGGTGGCATACAGCCCCGACGGCCGCACCCTCGCCACCGGGAGCGAAGACGGCTCGGCGAAACTGTGGAACACCGCCACCGGCCACCTGCGCACCACTCCGGCCAGCCACAGCAACGGCGTGACGTCGGTGGTGTTCAGCCCCGACGGCCACACCCTCGCCACCGGCGACAAGGACCATTGGGTCCGCTTGTGGGCCCTTTCCACCGCAACCGGCGACACCACCCTGACCGGTGTCCTTCGCAACACTGTCACGGGCCACAGCGACGGCGTGAGCTCCGTGGTGTTCAGCCCCGACGGCCACACCCTCGCCACCGCAAGCGAAGACCGAACAGCACGCCTCTCGGACATCGCAGTAGGTCACACACGCACCACACTCACCGGTCACACGGGCTCCGTCATGTCGGTGGCGTTCAGTCCGGACGGCCGCACCGTTGCCACCGGCGGCTGGGACGGCACGGCTCGGCTGTGGGACACCGCCACCGGCCGCCTGCGCACCGTCCTCACGGACCACGTGAAGTACGTCTTGTCGGTGGCGTTCAGCCCGGACGGCCATACCCTCGCCACCGCGAACGACGACGGCACGGCGAAGCTGTGGGACATCGGCACCGGCCGCCTGCGCACCACACTCACCGGCCACAGCGACGGCCTGTGGTCGGTGGCGTTCAGCCCGGACGGCCATACCCTCGCCACCGGCGGCATCGACCGTACGGCGAAGCTGTGGGACACCGGCACCGGCCGCCTGCGCACCACACTCACCGGCCACAGCGACGGCCTGTGGTCGGTGGCGTTCAGCCCGGACGGCCATACCCTCGCCACCGCAAGCGAAGACCGTACGGCGAAGCTGTGGGACACCGGCACCGGCCGCCTGCGCACCACACTCACCGGCCACAGCGACGGCGTGACCTCCGTGGCGTTCAGCCCCGACGGCCATACCCTCGCCACCGGCGGCATCGACCGTACGGCGAAGCTGTGGGACACCGGCACCGGCCGCCTGCGCACCACACTCACCGGCCACAGCGACGGCGTGACCTCCGTGGCGTTCAGCCCCGACGGCCACACCCTCGCCACCGCGAGCAACGACGGCACGGCGAAACTGTGGGATGTCGCCGCCGGAGGCACCCGCACCACTCTCACAGGCCATGTCGGCTACGTGACCTCTGTGGCGTTCAGCCCCGGTGGCCATGGCCTGGCCACCGGCGGGATCGATCGCAGGGCAAGACTGTGGGAGGTCGCTCTACCCGGCCAGACCGATGCCATCAGGAGAATCTGTAGGGCCGTCCACCGAAACTTCACCGCACAAGAGCGAGCGACGTACCTCTCGGGTCGGCCGGAATACACCTGTGCTCCGTGA
- a CDS encoding integrase core domain-containing protein, giving the protein MQQARNLTADLGIRIDSLHFLLRGRDGKYGEAFDAVFQAEEMEILNSAPQAPRMNAHCERIIGSIRHEALDHILIMNEAHARHVLAAYEQHYNEHRPHQARNQLPPDAHEQPAAMHSLSTGKVLRTRILGGLINEYRYAA; this is encoded by the coding sequence GTGCAGCAGGCGCGGAATCTCACCGCCGATTTGGGCATACGCATCGACTCCCTGCACTTCTTGTTACGCGGCCGCGATGGCAAGTACGGCGAAGCCTTCGACGCCGTCTTCCAGGCCGAGGAAATGGAGATCCTCAACAGTGCGCCACAGGCTCCCCGCATGAACGCGCACTGCGAACGCATCATCGGCAGCATCCGACACGAAGCCCTCGACCACATCCTCATCATGAACGAGGCCCACGCCCGCCACGTCCTCGCGGCCTACGAGCAGCACTACAACGAACACCGACCTCACCAGGCCCGCAACCAGCTACCACCCGACGCCCACGAACAACCCGCTGCGATGCACAGCCTCAGCACCGGCAAAGTCCTGCGCACCCGGATCCTCGGCGGCCTCATCAACGAGTACAGATACGCGGCATGA
- a CDS encoding DUF6247 family protein, which yields MSAQPDGPQGPLIPMPDLTPDALRAAVARIAPSRIPALTQHLFEATTNAQQTQSLAPLRAFIHSWAVFIAIERHPERAARLRELERIVDTAEQDPTTVIDEIQQIRKTAEAEAGL from the coding sequence GTGAGCGCGCAGCCAGACGGCCCGCAGGGACCGCTGATCCCCATGCCCGACCTCACCCCTGATGCATTGCGTGCGGCTGTGGCCCGGATCGCTCCCAGCAGGATCCCTGCACTCACCCAGCATCTGTTCGAGGCGACTACAAACGCACAACAGACACAGAGCCTCGCTCCCCTTCGGGCTTTCATCCACTCGTGGGCTGTGTTCATCGCCATCGAGCGACACCCGGAACGTGCAGCCCGCCTCCGTGAACTCGAGCGAATCGTAGATACGGCCGAACAAGACCCCACGACGGTTATCGATGAAATTCAGCAGATCCGCAAGACAGCGGAGGCCGAGGCCGGGCTGTGA
- a CDS encoding integrase core domain-containing protein: protein MGLRLLYLIFCRLLGCLLLLGRSAAAKNAEILALRHEVAVLRRQVERPRPSWADRAVLSALARHLPPALRRHRLVTPGTLLTWHRRLVRWKWRQAPARPGRPPLPEETVALIQRLARENPTWGYVRIQGELRRLGHRVAAATIRRVLRRSGLPPAPQRASQQTWRTFLRTQAHTLLGCDFMHVATVFLRRLYVFFVMEIATRHVHVLGVTAHPTGAWVTQLARNLLMDLEERAGCFRFLIRDRDSKFTAAFDAVFAGNGTAVIPTPPQSPRSNAFVERWIRTARAECTDRLLITGERHLRAVLTRYAEHYNAGRAHCSLGLRAPDDDLNVIPLPAATVRRRQVLGGLLNEYHTTPSRPPHHPQERTSSAA, encoded by the coding sequence GTGGGTCTGCGACTGCTCTATCTGATCTTCTGCCGACTACTGGGCTGCCTCCTCTTGTTGGGCCGGTCGGCCGCCGCGAAGAACGCCGAGATCCTTGCCCTTCGTCATGAGGTGGCTGTGCTTCGTCGGCAGGTCGAGCGGCCGCGGCCTTCATGGGCTGACCGTGCTGTGCTCTCCGCTCTCGCCCGGCACCTGCCACCTGCCTTACGTCGCCATCGGCTGGTCACTCCGGGCACCCTGCTGACCTGGCACCGCCGTCTGGTGCGCTGGAAATGGCGGCAGGCACCAGCCAGGCCCGGCCGGCCGCCGTTGCCGGAAGAGACAGTCGCGCTCATCCAGCGCCTGGCGAGAGAGAACCCGACCTGGGGGTACGTCAGGATCCAGGGCGAACTGCGACGGCTTGGCCATCGGGTCGCCGCCGCCACCATCCGGCGCGTTCTGCGCCGCTCCGGTCTGCCGCCCGCACCGCAGCGCGCCTCCCAGCAGACCTGGCGCACCTTCCTCCGCACCCAGGCCCACACGCTGCTTGGCTGCGACTTCATGCACGTGGCAACCGTCTTCCTCCGACGTCTCTATGTCTTCTTCGTCATGGAGATCGCCACCCGGCACGTCCACGTCCTGGGCGTCACCGCCCATCCGACCGGCGCATGGGTCACCCAACTTGCCCGCAATCTGCTCATGGACCTCGAGGAAAGGGCTGGGTGCTTCCGGTTCCTCATCCGCGACCGGGACAGCAAGTTCACCGCCGCATTCGACGCCGTCTTCGCCGGCAACGGCACAGCCGTCATCCCGACTCCGCCACAAAGCCCACGGTCCAACGCATTCGTCGAACGATGGATACGCACAGCCCGCGCAGAATGCACCGACCGACTCCTCATCACCGGCGAACGACACCTGCGCGCGGTCCTCACCAGGTATGCCGAGCACTACAACGCGGGACGGGCCCACTGCAGCCTCGGTCTACGAGCACCTGACGACGACCTGAATGTCATCCCCCTGCCCGCTGCCACGGTCAGACGCCGACAGGTACTTGGCGGACTGCTCAACGAGTACCACACCACGCCATCCCGACCGCCTCACCATCCACAGGAAAGGACCAGCTCAGCAGCCTGA
- a CDS encoding CU044_2847 family protein, which yields MRVLARLLLEDGGSILVETPETPEVSDGPVKAGRVGEVIQDLPLTVREKLRPVTDLARTALEQLRQAGPDEVEIEFGVDLAAQAGAVIAKSEVGCHLKVTVAWRSASGDNAH from the coding sequence GTGCGTGTTCTCGCGCGACTTCTGTTGGAGGACGGGGGCTCGATTCTGGTCGAGACTCCCGAGACGCCTGAGGTGTCGGACGGGCCTGTGAAGGCGGGCCGGGTCGGCGAGGTGATCCAGGATCTGCCGCTGACCGTGCGGGAGAAGCTCCGTCCGGTGACGGACCTGGCGCGAACGGCTCTGGAACAGCTGCGGCAGGCGGGTCCGGACGAGGTCGAGATCGAGTTCGGGGTGGATCTGGCGGCGCAGGCAGGTGCTGTGATCGCCAAGAGTGAGGTGGGTTGCCACCTGAAGGTGACCGTAGCCTGGCGCAGCGCGTCCGGCGACAACGCCCACTGA
- a CDS encoding reverse transcriptase/maturase family protein, translating to MQNAKTVLGVLRERGRRGLPCDELYRQLFNPQLYLLAYGRIYANHGAMTPGVTSETVDGMSQRKIGRIIEAMRHERYRFRPVRRVHIPKKNGKTRPLGLPTWSDKLVGEVVRLLLEAYYEPTFSDRSHGFRPRRGCHTALREVDHTWTGTSWFIEGDIADCFGSLDHEVLLSILGEEIHDQRFLRLVRNMLTAGYLEDWRWGATLSGAPQGGVASPILSNIYLHKLDEFVETVLIPEYTRGKRRVRNPAYLELQNLLAKARRRGDRVQARTLRQRMVGLPSADPNDPTYRRLRYIRYADDHLLGSTGPKAEAERIKQRLAQFLRDELKLELSQEKTLITHARTRAARFLGYGIPLQRQRTAELADREPVRVDYPQKQFIARLLADTCEICGSKGNVQVHHVRALADLAHAGWQPSDWARVMLHRRRKTVVACDVCHDRIHSERPARPLTP from the coding sequence ATGCAGAATGCCAAAACGGTGCTGGGTGTCCTGCGTGAACGCGGCAGGCGTGGCCTGCCGTGTGATGAGCTGTATCGGCAGCTGTTCAACCCGCAGTTGTATCTGCTGGCCTACGGTCGCATCTATGCCAACCATGGCGCGATGACGCCCGGGGTCACGTCGGAAACTGTGGACGGCATGTCGCAGCGGAAGATCGGCCGCATCATTGAGGCGATGCGCCACGAGCGTTACCGCTTCCGTCCGGTCCGACGTGTTCATATCCCGAAGAAGAATGGGAAGACGCGTCCGCTGGGGCTGCCGACCTGGTCGGACAAGCTCGTCGGTGAAGTGGTCCGCCTGTTACTTGAGGCGTATTACGAGCCGACGTTCTCCGACCGCTCTCATGGGTTCCGTCCCCGCCGGGGCTGCCACACCGCATTGCGGGAGGTGGACCACACCTGGACCGGGACGTCCTGGTTCATCGAAGGGGACATCGCCGACTGCTTCGGCAGCCTGGACCATGAGGTCCTGCTGTCGATCCTCGGCGAGGAGATCCATGACCAGCGGTTTCTACGGCTGGTGCGCAACATGCTGACAGCCGGATACCTGGAGGACTGGAGATGGGGCGCCACGCTCTCCGGAGCACCGCAAGGCGGAGTGGCCTCCCCGATCCTGTCCAACATCTACCTGCACAAACTGGACGAGTTCGTCGAGACAGTTCTGATTCCGGAGTACACCCGAGGAAAGCGCCGGGTCCGCAACCCGGCCTATCTGGAGTTGCAGAATCTGCTGGCGAAAGCCCGCCGACGCGGCGACCGGGTCCAGGCCCGTACGCTGCGTCAGCGGATGGTCGGCCTGCCGAGCGCGGATCCCAACGATCCGACTTACCGCAGGCTGCGCTACATACGCTACGCAGATGATCACCTCCTCGGTTCCACCGGACCGAAAGCCGAGGCCGAGCGGATCAAGCAACGCCTGGCCCAGTTCCTGCGTGATGAACTCAAGCTGGAACTTTCCCAGGAAAAGACATTGATCACTCACGCCCGCACCCGGGCGGCAAGATTTCTCGGCTACGGAATTCCTCTCCAACGGCAGCGAACGGCCGAACTCGCCGATCGTGAGCCGGTCCGGGTGGACTATCCGCAGAAGCAATTCATCGCGAGACTCCTGGCGGACACCTGCGAGATCTGCGGCAGTAAGGGCAACGTGCAAGTGCACCACGTCCGGGCTCTCGCCGACCTCGCACATGCCGGATGGCAGCCTTCCGATTGGGCGCGCGTCATGCTTCACCGACGACGCAAAACCGTCGTGGCCTGCGACGTTTGCCACGACCGCATCCACTCAGAACGGCCAGCCAGACCACTCACGCCGTAG
- a CDS encoding transposase has product MNAHCERIIGSIRHEALDHILTMNEAHARHVLAAYEQHYNEHRPHQARNQLPPDAHEQFAAMHSLSTGKVLRTRILGGLINEYRYAA; this is encoded by the coding sequence ATGAACGCGCACTGCGAACGCATCATCGGCAGCATCCGACACGAAGCCCTCGACCACATCCTCACCATGAACGAGGCCCACGCCCGCCACGTCCTCGCGGCCTACGAGCAGCACTACAACGAACACCGACCCCACCAGGCCCGCAACCAGCTACCACCCGACGCCCACGAACAATTCGCTGCGATGCACAGCCTCAGCACCGGCAAAGTCCTGCGCACCCGGATCCTCGGCGGCCTCATCAACGAGTACAGATACGCGGCATGA
- a CDS encoding IS1380 family transposase, translated as MKKRIGSYPRVRVEGGGRGVVSQAGAVLLVETIRKSGLDTAISAALEPWRKARAVHDPGKILLDVALAVALGGDCLADVGLLRAEPAVFGPVASDPTVSRLINTLASGGQRVLAALRTARAEVRERVWRLAGEAAPDTGGQVIVDIDGVLVLAHSEKQDAAATWKKTFGHHPLMGFVDHGRSGSGEPVVGLLRPGNAGSNTAADHIEATRLALAQLPKRLRRGRQTLIRTDSGGGTHEFVAWLARRGRWLSYSVGMTITDAIHQAVLKVPASAWTPAVEPDGDIRDGAWVAELGGDCLTGWPNGLRLIVRKERPHPGAQLRFTDADGMRLTCFATNTAGEAIAALELRHRQRARAEDRIRAARATGLRNLPHHGAAQNQIWLEIVQIALDLLAWMPLLALTGKARLWEPRRLRLRLFSAAAQLITTGRRRYLRLARHWPWADVISDALDRLRVLPNPG; from the coding sequence GTGAAGAAGCGTATCGGGTCCTACCCGCGTGTCCGCGTCGAGGGCGGCGGTCGTGGGGTCGTCTCGCAGGCCGGGGCCGTGCTGCTGGTCGAGACGATCCGCAAGTCCGGTCTCGACACGGCGATATCGGCGGCGCTTGAGCCGTGGCGGAAGGCCCGGGCGGTGCACGATCCGGGCAAGATCCTGCTGGATGTCGCGCTCGCGGTGGCACTCGGCGGGGACTGCCTGGCCGACGTGGGCTTGCTGCGGGCTGAGCCGGCCGTGTTCGGGCCGGTAGCCTCCGACCCCACGGTCTCCCGGCTGATCAACACGCTGGCGTCGGGCGGACAGCGGGTCCTGGCAGCACTGCGCACCGCCCGTGCTGAAGTACGCGAACGCGTATGGCGGTTGGCCGGTGAAGCAGCGCCGGACACGGGCGGGCAGGTGATCGTGGACATCGACGGCGTCCTCGTCCTGGCCCACTCCGAGAAGCAGGACGCAGCCGCGACCTGGAAGAAGACGTTCGGCCACCACCCGCTGATGGGATTCGTCGACCACGGCCGCAGCGGGTCCGGCGAGCCGGTCGTGGGCCTGCTGCGGCCCGGCAACGCGGGCTCCAACACCGCCGCCGACCACATCGAGGCCACCAGACTGGCCCTGGCCCAGTTGCCGAAACGGCTCCGGCGCGGCCGGCAGACGCTGATCCGTACCGACTCCGGCGGAGGCACCCACGAGTTCGTCGCCTGGCTCGCCCGGCGCGGAAGGTGGCTGTCGTACTCGGTCGGCATGACCATCACCGACGCCATCCACCAGGCCGTCCTGAAGGTCCCGGCCTCGGCCTGGACACCGGCCGTCGAACCCGACGGCGACATCCGCGACGGCGCCTGGGTTGCCGAACTCGGCGGCGACTGCCTGACCGGCTGGCCCAACGGGCTGCGGCTGATCGTGCGGAAGGAACGGCCGCACCCCGGTGCCCAGTTGCGCTTCACCGACGCCGACGGCATGCGGTTGACCTGCTTTGCCACCAACACAGCGGGCGAGGCGATCGCCGCCCTTGAACTGCGCCACCGCCAGCGTGCCCGTGCTGAGGACCGCATCCGCGCCGCCCGCGCCACCGGCCTGCGCAACCTTCCCCACCACGGCGCCGCACAGAACCAGATCTGGCTGGAGATCGTCCAGATCGCCCTGGACCTGCTGGCCTGGATGCCCCTGCTCGCTCTCACCGGCAAGGCCCGCCTGTGGGAGCCCCGCCGCCTTCGGCTTCGGCTGTTCTCCGCCGCCGCGCAGCTCATCACCACCGGCCGCCGCCGCTACCTCCGCCTGGCCAGGCACTGGCCCTGGGCCGACGTGATCAGCGATGCCCTGGACCGGCTCCGCGTCCTCCCGAACCCCGGCTGA